One Fusobacterium ulcerans DNA segment encodes these proteins:
- a CDS encoding tetratricopeptide repeat protein, whose product MNKGLKEKIALLNDEEKYQEIVDIVLATKEEEREFEIISEWGRAENNLGNYEKAIEILISVEDEGKGDSLWNYRMGYAYSGLENYEKAAEYFEKSKNLDPDYAWTYFELGWNLQRIEKNEEALDALKKAVELDSENTFALAEIGDIYEKLDNYEDALEYFKKAEELGRDDYWVITHIGWCLTQLDRDEEALEYYMKAFVGEEDNVWLISQIGVTLGALKRYEEGMEYLRKAEELGRNDGWLNSEIGWQLARMEKHEEAVEYFKKAEELGRNDSWLYNQLGWNLGVLGRYEEELESLYKSKKISEDDIWLESEIGWTLRNMSKPEEAIKYLNKARELGREDAWIHLELGLALGDLGKNEEALVELKKAEEAGDKSIRLYSTIAWNMGQLNKNEEALKYLKIAEELGRNDIWLYSETGWNLDAVGRTEEGEKYLQKAIELGRNDSWIYSEIGYSLSRNEKVEEGIEYYLKAKELGRNDIWLNSEIAWSYDVVGKYEEAVPYLETAEKLGRDDIWLNCEFAICLGRTEKSEEAIARLFKAQELGREDDWLYSEIAYNYGRLDRAEEALIYLDKAEKAGRDDTWLYSEIGWNLGTLERYEEGLKYFEKVIGMGRNDEWIYSQIGWILAKLGRNAEAAENLKKAVELNPYDSWIEYNLGRVLRKCGKYIEAMEHIRKAAEIGGYEGWTDLELAWNYAEIDEKEVAKEYLENVEKYLDINSDAVKEDYNIVKFLINAMPIMFS is encoded by the coding sequence ATGAATAAAGGATTAAAAGAGAAAATAGCACTTCTTAATGATGAAGAGAAATATCAGGAAATTGTAGATATAGTTCTTGCAACAAAAGAGGAAGAGAGAGAGTTTGAAATTATATCTGAATGGGGAAGAGCAGAGAATAATTTAGGAAATTATGAAAAAGCTATAGAGATACTTATTTCTGTTGAAGATGAAGGGAAAGGAGATTCATTATGGAACTATAGAATGGGGTATGCTTACAGTGGTTTGGAAAATTACGAGAAAGCAGCTGAATATTTTGAAAAATCAAAGAATTTAGATCCTGACTATGCATGGACATATTTTGAACTTGGATGGAATCTTCAAAGAATAGAGAAAAATGAAGAAGCATTGGATGCTTTAAAAAAAGCTGTAGAATTAGATTCGGAAAATACTTTTGCCCTTGCTGAAATTGGGGATATATATGAAAAGCTGGATAATTATGAAGATGCTTTGGAATATTTTAAAAAGGCAGAAGAACTAGGAAGAGATGATTATTGGGTAATTACTCATATAGGATGGTGCCTGACTCAATTAGACAGAGATGAAGAGGCCTTAGAATATTACATGAAGGCTTTTGTGGGAGAAGAGGACAATGTATGGCTTATATCGCAAATAGGAGTAACGCTTGGAGCACTAAAGAGATATGAAGAGGGAATGGAATATTTAAGGAAGGCAGAAGAGCTGGGAAGAAATGATGGCTGGTTGAACTCTGAAATAGGATGGCAGCTGGCAAGAATGGAAAAACATGAAGAAGCAGTGGAATATTTTAAAAAGGCAGAAGAATTAGGAAGAAATGATTCATGGCTTTACAATCAATTAGGGTGGAATCTAGGAGTTTTAGGCAGATATGAAGAGGAACTGGAAAGTCTTTATAAGTCTAAAAAAATATCAGAAGATGATATATGGCTTGAGTCTGAAATAGGATGGACTTTAAGAAATATGTCAAAACCAGAAGAAGCTATTAAATACTTAAATAAAGCTAGAGAGTTAGGAAGAGAAGATGCATGGATTCATTTGGAACTGGGATTGGCATTGGGAGATTTAGGAAAAAATGAAGAGGCATTGGTTGAATTAAAAAAGGCAGAAGAGGCTGGAGATAAAAGTATTCGTCTTTATTCTACAATAGCATGGAATATGGGACAATTAAATAAAAATGAAGAAGCTTTGAAATATCTGAAAATAGCAGAGGAATTAGGAAGAAATGATATATGGCTATATTCAGAAACTGGTTGGAATCTTGATGCAGTAGGAAGAACTGAAGAAGGAGAAAAATATCTTCAAAAAGCTATTGAACTGGGAAGAAATGATTCATGGATATATTCTGAAATAGGATACAGTCTTTCAAGAAATGAAAAAGTGGAAGAAGGAATAGAATATTATCTAAAAGCAAAAGAATTAGGAAGAAATGACATATGGCTAAATTCAGAAATAGCTTGGTCGTATGATGTTGTTGGAAAATATGAAGAGGCAGTTCCATATCTTGAAACAGCTGAAAAATTAGGAAGAGATGACATATGGCTGAATTGTGAATTTGCTATTTGTCTGGGAAGAACAGAAAAAAGCGAAGAAGCTATAGCCAGATTATTTAAAGCTCAGGAATTAGGAAGAGAAGATGACTGGTTATATTCAGAAATAGCATATAATTATGGAAGATTAGACAGAGCAGAGGAAGCTTTGATTTATTTAGATAAAGCAGAAAAAGCAGGAAGAGATGATACTTGGCTTTATTCAGAAATAGGATGGAATCTAGGAACTTTGGAGAGATATGAAGAGGGATTGAAATATTTTGAGAAAGTAATAGGAATGGGAAGAAATGATGAATGGATTTATTCACAAATAGGGTGGATTCTTGCCAAGTTAGGAAGAAATGCTGAAGCAGCAGAAAACTTAAAGAAAGCAGTTGAACTTAATCCATATGACAGCTGGATAGAATATAATCTTGGAAGAGTACTGAGAAAATGTGGGAAATATATTGAAGCTATGGAGCATATAAGAAAAGCAGCTGAAATAGGTGGATATGAAGGATGGACAGATCTGGAATTAGCATGGAATTATGCTGAAATAGATGAGAAAGAAGTAGCAAAAGAGTATCTTGAAAATGTAGAAAAATATTTAGATATAAATTCTGATGCAGTAAAAGAAGATTATAATATAGTTAAATTTTTAATAAATGCTATGCCAATAATGTTTTCATAA
- a CDS encoding YitT family protein: MSNIEKKALRFLKDYFFITLGCFLYAFAVNYFYVSNHLAEGGVTGIALIIYYLFKTPVGTTYFIINIPLLVVGWKMLGKDFIVKTLYGTAMMSFALDFTSGLNGATDDVLLASLYGGFIGGIGLGIIFMSGGSTGGTDIIARIMTKYRGIPVGRAMFILDVVVLSAVAFLFGKEIFMYTLIAAMVLTKTIDFLQEGLDKAKAVTIISRKAEDLRVKLMDETGRGVTILDGSGGYTRDSFDIIYCVVSKYQIVKLKRIVRDIDPEAFLTITDVSEVLGEGFKELNKE; encoded by the coding sequence GTGAGTAACATAGAAAAAAAAGCTTTGAGATTCTTAAAAGATTATTTTTTTATAACATTAGGGTGTTTTTTATATGCTTTTGCAGTAAATTATTTTTATGTAAGTAATCATTTGGCTGAAGGAGGAGTTACAGGGATAGCTCTTATCATTTACTATCTGTTTAAAACTCCTGTAGGAACAACTTATTTTATAATAAATATACCTTTGTTAGTAGTTGGCTGGAAAATGCTGGGGAAAGATTTTATAGTAAAAACTCTTTATGGAACAGCTATGATGTCCTTTGCTCTGGATTTTACATCTGGATTGAACGGGGCTACAGATGATGTTCTTTTAGCTTCTCTTTATGGAGGTTTTATAGGAGGAATTGGACTGGGAATAATATTCATGTCAGGAGGTTCTACTGGAGGAACAGATATTATAGCCAGAATAATGACAAAATATAGAGGAATACCAGTGGGAAGAGCTATGTTCATTTTAGATGTGGTAGTTCTTTCAGCAGTAGCATTCCTATTTGGAAAAGAAATTTTTATGTACACTTTAATAGCAGCCATGGTATTGACTAAAACTATAGACTTTTTACAGGAAGGGCTTGATAAAGCAAAAGCTGTAACAATAATTTCAAGAAAAGCAGAAGATCTGAGAGTCAAACTTATGGATGAAACAGGAAGAGGAGTAACAATATTAGATGGATCAGGAGGATATACCAGAGATTCTTTTGATATAATATATTGTGTTGTGAGTAAATACCAGATAGTGAAATTAAAAAGAATAGTAAGAGATATAGATCCAGAAGCTTTTCTTACAATAACTGATGTATCAGAAGTATTGGGAGAGGGATTTAAGGAACTTAATAAGGAATAG
- a CDS encoding mechanosensitive ion channel family protein: MNFFAAIASLENRDGEKIFKVILNDALIFLVKLLIFLLVIYIGKKITELVLKYIDKVSRDRIDPGARQFSKSFIKLGLYIIFFLFGLLVFGFKEQSIITMISAVGLGVGISLKGFLSNFAGGVVILFTRPFTVGEYIEVNGAFGEVYKIDVFSTHINTLDSKRVIIPNNVMISSNVINHDANEYRRIKLTVPVSYECDQNKAVEILKNISETFEGLENERRSFINIMSYGDSSVNIYFIVWTRREHYYSVRSKLMAHIIKVFNDENIEIPYNKLEVNLKN; the protein is encoded by the coding sequence ATGAACTTTTTTGCAGCAATTGCATCTTTAGAGAATAGAGATGGAGAAAAAATATTTAAGGTAATTTTAAATGATGCTTTGATTTTTTTAGTCAAATTACTCATTTTTTTACTTGTTATATATATCGGGAAAAAAATTACAGAGTTAGTATTAAAATACATTGATAAAGTTTCAAGAGATAGAATTGATCCTGGGGCAAGACAGTTTAGTAAATCTTTTATTAAACTTGGATTATACATAATATTTTTTCTCTTTGGGCTTCTTGTATTTGGATTTAAAGAACAGTCAATTATAACAATGATAAGTGCAGTAGGTCTTGGGGTAGGTATTTCACTCAAAGGATTTCTTTCTAACTTTGCAGGAGGAGTGGTAATCTTATTTACAAGGCCTTTTACTGTGGGAGAATATATTGAAGTGAATGGAGCTTTTGGAGAAGTCTATAAAATAGATGTATTTTCAACTCATATAAATACATTGGACAGTAAGCGAGTAATAATACCTAATAATGTTATGATAAGCAGTAATGTAATTAACCATGATGCCAATGAATATAGAAGAATAAAACTGACAGTACCTGTTTCTTATGAGTGTGATCAGAATAAAGCTGTAGAAATACTGAAAAATATAAGTGAAACATTTGAAGGATTGGAAAATGAAAGAAGAAGTTTTATAAATATAATGAGCTATGGAGATTCATCAGTAAATATTTATTTTATAGTATGGACAAGGAGAGAACATTATTACAGTGTAAGAAGTAAACTCATGGCACATATTATAAAAGTGTTCAATGATGAGAATATTGAAATTCCATATAATAAACTGGAAGTAAATTTAAAAAATTAA
- a CDS encoding WG repeat-containing protein has product MIKLLIALIMMTTTLFGGDFIKINNFIVEEVPIKRKLENHKIVRVVDGDQASIGLYGIVDSKNNFITKPNNMLIAIKSNYIYLVDIDYREGMMTKDGKWIGEMGVYNYKDKESQMYSELKDKTERDLIIIYKKDGRKFLYGYLNFDGKVQIPMIYDEVNFFSEDLAAVKLNGKWGYINKNGDKVIDFKYSKAGSFQKGEALVRLDGKEFYINKLGNKKVAKSFFRNRKQNISDFFYSIKHMLSSLWSENIKEK; this is encoded by the coding sequence ATGATCAAATTACTTATTGCTTTGATAATGATGACGACAACACTTTTTGGAGGAGATTTCATTAAGATAAATAATTTTATTGTTGAAGAAGTTCCTATAAAAAGAAAATTGGAAAATCATAAAATAGTCAGAGTAGTGGATGGAGACCAAGCTTCCATTGGGTTATATGGAATAGTTGACTCAAAGAATAATTTCATCACAAAACCAAATAATATGCTTATAGCTATAAAAAGCAACTACATTTATCTTGTAGACATAGACTATCGTGAAGGTATGATGACAAAAGATGGAAAATGGATAGGAGAGATGGGAGTATATAATTATAAAGATAAAGAATCGCAAATGTACAGTGAGTTAAAAGATAAAACTGAAAGAGATCTCATAATAATTTATAAAAAAGACGGCAGAAAATTTCTTTATGGATATCTGAATTTTGATGGAAAAGTACAAATACCTATGATATATGATGAAGTAAATTTTTTTTCAGAAGATCTTGCAGCAGTTAAACTCAATGGTAAATGGGGATACATAAATAAAAATGGAGACAAAGTCATAGATTTTAAGTATTCAAAAGCTGGTTCTTTTCAAAAAGGAGAAGCGCTGGTAAGATTAGATGGAAAAGAATTTTATATAAATAAACTTGGAAATAAAAAAGTAGCTAAAAGTTTTTTTAGAAATAGAAAACAGAATATAAGCGACTTTTTTTATAGTATAAAACATATGCTGTCTTCTTTATGGAGTGAAAATATAAAAGAAAAATAA
- a CDS encoding aminotransferase class I/II-fold pyridoxal phosphate-dependent enzyme, whose protein sequence is MSKLDQNKTPLFSVLKDEYVGRDILPFHVPGHKRGKGVDKEFYDFMGNGPFSIDVTIFKMVDGLHQPKSCIKEAQELAADAYGVKKSFFAVNGTSGAIQAMIMSVMKAGDKILVPRNVHKSVSAGIILSGSEPIYMNPEVDEELGIAHGVRPQTVENMLKQHPDIKAVLIINPTYYGVATDIKKIADIVHSYDIPLIVDEAHGPHLHFHDELPLSAVDAGADICTQSTHKIIGAMTQMSLLHVNSDRIDTNRVQQILSLLHTTSPSYPLMASLDCARRQIATEGYELLDRTIKLAKRFRNEVNRIPGMFCFGDEIVGREGIFAFDPTKVTVTAKELGLTGFELETLLVDDYNIQVELSDFYNVLGLITIGDSDESIDKFIAALKSISERFYGKVTKVKRNFIKMPSVPEQVLIPREAFYSEKNTILFEESAGKICGEMIMAYPPGIPIITPGERITDEIIDYIKDLKEAKLHIQGMADPELININVIEEEDAIYLYTEKMKSMMFGVPMNLGANKAGIEFGPDTLCEYYPDTFDEMEIIEVEKQKENFNEWNLKYKNTILNTCEKLATSVNEAVRDGYRPIVIGGDHSIALGSISGVSLEKEIGVIWIDAHGDMNTDESTITGNIHGMPLALLQGAGDRDLVNCFYEGAKIDSKNVVILGARDLDFKEREIIDQLGVKVIYHDEVLQKGLENILEEIKDYLKIDNLHISFDVDSVNPEMAPGVSTPVRNGFTTDEIFQTFKYLFKNYFVTSVDIVEFNPVNDKNDKTLKFVNELTEYVINPD, encoded by the coding sequence ATGTCAAAGCTAGACCAAAATAAGACTCCACTATTCTCTGTATTGAAAGACGAATATGTTGGAAGGGATATTCTTCCATTTCATGTGCCTGGTCACAAGAGAGGAAAAGGAGTAGACAAAGAATTTTATGATTTCATGGGGAATGGACCTTTCTCCATAGATGTAACTATTTTTAAAATGGTAGATGGACTACATCAGCCGAAAAGCTGTATAAAAGAAGCTCAGGAATTAGCAGCAGATGCTTATGGTGTTAAGAAAAGCTTTTTTGCAGTGAATGGAACTTCTGGTGCTATTCAAGCAATGATTATGTCTGTAATGAAAGCTGGAGATAAGATATTAGTACCAAGAAATGTACATAAATCAGTTTCTGCTGGTATCATATTAAGTGGTTCTGAACCTATTTATATGAATCCAGAGGTTGATGAGGAGTTAGGAATAGCCCATGGTGTCAGACCTCAGACTGTAGAAAATATGCTGAAACAGCATCCAGATATAAAAGCAGTACTAATTATAAACCCTACATATTATGGAGTAGCTACTGATATAAAGAAAATAGCTGACATAGTTCACAGTTATGATATACCTCTTATAGTAGATGAAGCACATGGACCACATCTTCATTTCCATGATGAACTTCCTTTATCAGCAGTAGATGCAGGAGCAGATATCTGTACTCAGAGTACACATAAAATAATTGGTGCAATGACTCAAATGTCGCTTCTACATGTAAATTCAGATAGAATTGATACAAACAGAGTACAGCAGATACTAAGTCTTTTACATACAACTTCACCTTCATATCCATTGATGGCATCATTGGATTGTGCAAGAAGACAGATAGCAACAGAAGGGTATGAGCTTTTAGACAGAACTATAAAACTAGCTAAGAGATTCAGAAATGAAGTAAACAGAATACCTGGAATGTTCTGCTTTGGTGATGAAATAGTAGGAAGAGAAGGAATTTTTGCTTTTGATCCTACTAAAGTAACTGTTACAGCGAAAGAGTTAGGGCTTACAGGATTTGAGTTAGAAACTCTTCTTGTAGATGACTATAATATTCAAGTGGAGCTTTCTGATTTTTACAATGTATTAGGACTTATAACTATTGGAGATTCAGATGAAAGCATAGATAAGTTTATAGCTGCTTTGAAATCAATAAGTGAAAGATTCTATGGAAAAGTTACAAAGGTAAAGAGAAACTTTATAAAAATGCCTTCTGTTCCAGAGCAAGTGCTGATACCAAGGGAAGCATTCTACAGTGAAAAGAATACTATACTTTTTGAAGAAAGTGCTGGAAAAATCTGTGGAGAAATGATAATGGCTTATCCACCTGGAATCCCTATTATCACTCCAGGAGAGAGAATCACAGATGAAATAATCGACTACATAAAAGATTTAAAAGAAGCTAAGCTTCATATACAAGGAATGGCTGACCCTGAACTTATAAATATCAATGTAATCGAAGAAGAAGACGCTATTTATCTATATACAGAAAAGATGAAGAGCATGATGTTTGGAGTTCCAATGAACCTTGGAGCAAACAAAGCTGGAATCGAATTTGGACCAGATACTCTTTGTGAATACTATCCAGATACATTTGATGAAATGGAAATCATAGAAGTTGAAAAACAAAAAGAAAACTTCAATGAATGGAATCTTAAATATAAGAATACTATTCTTAATACTTGTGAGAAACTTGCAACTTCTGTAAATGAAGCTGTAAGAGATGGATACAGACCAATAGTAATAGGTGGAGACCACTCTATAGCTCTAGGAAGTATTTCTGGAGTATCACTTGAAAAAGAGATAGGAGTAATATGGATAGATGCTCATGGAGATATGAATACTGATGAATCAACTATCACAGGAAATATCCATGGAATGCCTCTTGCACTTTTACAGGGAGCAGGGGACAGAGATCTTGTAAACTGTTTCTATGAAGGAGCTAAAATCGACAGCAAAAATGTAGTTATACTTGGTGCTAGAGATTTGGACTTCAAAGAAAGAGAGATAATAGATCAGCTTGGAGTAAAAGTTATATATCATGATGAAGTTCTTCAAAAAGGATTGGAAAATATTCTTGAAGAGATAAAAGATTACTTGAAAATAGATAATCTTCATATAAGTTTTGATGTTGACTCAGTAAATCCTGAAATGGCTCCTGGAGTAAGTACACCAGTAAGAAATGGTTTCACTACTGATGAAATATTCCAAACATTTAAATACTTGTTTAAAAACTACTTTGTAACATCAGTTGATATAGTAGAATTTAATCCAGTAAATGATAAAAATGATAAGACATTGAAATTTGTAAATGAATTAACTGAATATGTAATAAATCCAGACTAA
- a CDS encoding DJ-1/PfpI family protein, translating into MKNILVLISQGVEILEVSPFIDVFGWNMVVGKKDTLVTTCSFHDIINCTWNIKILPEINLKNTKLNLEIYDALVIPGGFGKAGFFNDMKTEEFQSIIQHFHNNNKIILGVCTGVISLGESGILKNKRATTYLLDNDRYFKQLSNYGAIPVREEIVIDDNIITSSAPKNALETAFILLEKLTSKENMENVKYNMGF; encoded by the coding sequence ATGAAAAACATATTGGTGCTCATTTCACAAGGCGTTGAAATCCTTGAAGTATCTCCATTTATCGATGTTTTTGGCTGGAATATGGTTGTAGGAAAAAAGGACACTCTTGTTACCACTTGCAGCTTCCACGATATAATTAATTGTACATGGAATATTAAAATTTTACCAGAAATAAATTTAAAAAATACAAAATTAAATTTAGAAATATACGATGCTTTAGTTATCCCCGGCGGATTCGGCAAAGCAGGATTTTTCAACGATATGAAAACTGAAGAATTTCAAAGTATTATCCAGCACTTTCATAACAACAATAAAATAATACTTGGAGTCTGTACTGGCGTCATCTCTCTAGGAGAAAGCGGCATTCTTAAAAACAAGAGAGCTACTACCTACCTTTTAGATAATGACAGATACTTTAAACAGCTTTCAAATTATGGAGCAATCCCTGTGAGAGAAGAAATTGTAATTGATGATAATATCATTACATCCTCTGCTCCCAAAAATGCTTTGGAAACAGCATTTATTCTGCTCGAAAAATTAACTTCCAAAGAGAATATGGAAAATGTAAAATATAATATGGGATTTTAA
- a CDS encoding FKBP-type peptidyl-prolyl cis-trans isomerase: MKIAESNVVTLEFKVYDNDTNELLEDTKEVGPFFYIHGLGNFVPKIEETLEGQEKGFKTVMTLTPEEGYGDYDEELVEEMAKADFEEFEDIYEGLEFIADMDDGTEQQYVITAIEDDVVTADGNHPFAGKNIRFEVEVTGVREATEKELEHGHPHFEGFED; the protein is encoded by the coding sequence ATGAAAATTGCTGAAAGCAATGTAGTAACATTAGAATTTAAAGTTTATGATAACGATACAAATGAACTTTTAGAGGATACAAAGGAAGTTGGACCATTTTTCTACATCCACGGATTAGGAAACTTTGTTCCAAAAATCGAAGAAACTTTAGAAGGACAAGAAAAAGGGTTTAAAACTGTTATGACTCTTACTCCTGAAGAAGGATATGGAGATTATGATGAAGAGCTTGTTGAAGAAATGGCTAAAGCTGATTTCGAAGAGTTCGAAGATATCTATGAAGGACTTGAGTTCATAGCTGATATGGATGATGGAACTGAGCAGCAATATGTTATTACAGCTATTGAAGATGATGTTGTAACTGCTGATGGAAACCATCCATTTGCTGGTAAAAATATCAGATTTGAAGTTGAAGTAACTGGTGTAAGAGAAGCTACTGAAAAAGAATTAGAGCACGGACACCCTCACTTTGAAGGTTTTGAAGATTAA
- the rpiB gene encoding ribose 5-phosphate isomerase B, translated as MKIALGADHGGFELKEKVKTHLIEKGYEVLDLGTNSTDSVDYPEFGHAVGHAVADKKAEFGIVICGTGIGISIAANKVPGVRAALCTNTTMARLTREHNNANILAMGGRIVGDVLALEMVDTFLGTEFQGGRHEKRINKIESI; from the coding sequence ATGAAAATTGCTTTAGGTGCAGATCATGGTGGATTTGAGCTAAAAGAAAAAGTAAAAACTCATCTTATTGAAAAAGGATATGAAGTATTGGATTTGGGAACTAATTCAACTGACTCTGTAGATTATCCTGAATTTGGTCATGCAGTAGGACATGCTGTTGCTGATAAAAAAGCTGAATTTGGAATTGTTATCTGTGGAACTGGAATAGGTATCTCTATTGCTGCCAATAAAGTTCCCGGTGTAAGAGCAGCTCTTTGCACAAACACTACTATGGCTAGATTGACTAGAGAACATAACAATGCCAATATTCTTGCAATGGGTGGAAGAATCGTCGGAGACGTTCTTGCTCTTGAAATGGTAGATACTTTCCTTGGTACTGAATTCCAAGGTGGAAGACATGAAAAAAGAATCAACAAAATAGAAAGTATCTAA
- a CDS encoding histidine triad nucleotide-binding protein gives MATIFTKIINREIPATIVYETDNVLAFKDINPAAPIHILVVPKKEIPTVNDITPEDREIIGDMYLAIGKIAKDLGIAEEGYRVITNCNEYGGQEVFHLHFHLLGGKKLGPLVS, from the coding sequence ATGGCTACTATTTTTACAAAAATAATAAATAGAGAAATTCCAGCAACTATTGTCTATGAAACAGATAATGTTCTAGCTTTCAAAGATATCAATCCTGCTGCACCTATACATATTTTGGTAGTACCTAAAAAAGAAATTCCTACAGTAAATGATATAACTCCTGAAGATAGAGAGATAATAGGAGATATGTATCTGGCTATTGGCAAGATAGCTAAAGACTTAGGAATAGCAGAGGAAGGTTACAGAGTTATAACTAACTGTAACGAATATGGTGGTCAGGAAGTATTCCATCTTCACTTCCATCTTCTTGGAGGAAAAAAATTAGGTCCTCTAGTTTCATAA
- a CDS encoding AbgT family transporter — MATTVKKTGIAAKCIKFIERAGNKLPHPFILFGIFILFTLLVSFVLSKLGFEATYLDEGKKVGDAAKMVTVKVVNLLTFDNMRKLIVNLPDTYVRFPSLKIVLIVMMAIGVVEETGFFNVLMRKYLLKAPKSLITAVLIFVCVNSNIMSGAGVILAFTIGGVLYASIGRNPKLGIILGFAACSGGYTSNILISGTDALLAGITEQAASSVGVNITVTPLCNYYFMAVSTIFLTLSLTWVTEKFMVKITGGENFGLGDTEALDQYKLTEDEEKGLKYSFYGFLFFAVIMAALTLPPNAFFKNANGAFLPNSPLLSSLVPIIFFLFVSVGIGFGIGVKKITSSRDVPKYLQKGVAKAVPLLVTILSSSLFIELLNKSNIFKIMAIKGSFVLKNANVGPLPLLILVALITAFINPFMVSGSTKWVLLSPMIVPMLAFLNISPAFAQLAFRIGDSATNIISPLRSDIPVILGLMAQYDEERRKRGIVVSKEEEAGFGTIFSLTLPYSIVIFVTLVGLMIIWYFLGLPIGPGEYLFIK; from the coding sequence ATGGCAACAACTGTAAAAAAAACTGGCATTGCTGCTAAGTGCATTAAATTTATTGAGAGGGCTGGTAACAAATTACCTCATCCTTTTATACTATTTGGAATCTTTATCTTATTTACTCTTTTAGTTTCTTTTGTTTTATCTAAACTAGGTTTTGAAGCTACTTATCTCGATGAAGGTAAAAAAGTCGGAGACGCTGCTAAAATGGTCACTGTAAAGGTAGTAAATCTCCTTACTTTTGATAACATGAGAAAACTTATTGTTAATCTTCCAGATACTTATGTTAGATTTCCATCTTTAAAAATAGTATTAATTGTTATGATGGCAATCGGAGTAGTTGAAGAGACTGGATTCTTTAATGTACTTATGAGAAAATATCTGCTGAAAGCTCCTAAAAGTCTTATTACAGCTGTTCTTATCTTTGTATGTGTAAACTCAAATATAATGTCAGGGGCTGGAGTAATTCTTGCCTTCACTATTGGAGGAGTACTTTATGCTTCTATAGGAAGAAATCCTAAACTAGGTATCATTCTTGGATTTGCTGCTTGCAGTGGAGGATATACTTCAAATATACTTATCTCTGGTACTGATGCTCTTCTTGCTGGAATTACAGAACAGGCTGCTTCAAGTGTTGGAGTAAATATTACTGTTACACCTCTCTGTAATTATTATTTCATGGCTGTGTCTACAATTTTTCTAACTCTGTCACTTACATGGGTAACAGAAAAATTCATGGTAAAAATAACTGGTGGTGAAAATTTTGGTTTAGGTGACACTGAAGCTCTTGACCAATACAAGCTGACTGAAGATGAAGAAAAAGGGTTAAAATATTCATTTTATGGATTCCTGTTTTTCGCAGTGATAATGGCTGCTCTTACTCTTCCGCCAAATGCTTTCTTTAAAAATGCCAATGGAGCTTTTCTTCCTAATTCTCCATTACTTTCTTCTCTTGTACCAATAATCTTTTTCCTGTTTGTTTCAGTTGGAATAGGATTTGGAATAGGAGTTAAAAAAATAACATCATCAAGAGATGTACCTAAATATCTTCAAAAAGGAGTTGCTAAAGCAGTTCCATTACTGGTTACAATTCTAAGTTCATCTCTATTCATTGAACTTCTAAATAAAAGCAACATCTTTAAAATTATGGCTATAAAAGGTTCTTTTGTACTAAAAAATGCAAATGTTGGACCTCTGCCTTTACTTATACTGGTAGCTCTTATTACTGCCTTTATAAATCCTTTCATGGTATCTGGTTCTACTAAATGGGTTCTTCTTTCTCCTATGATAGTTCCAATGCTGGCATTTTTAAATATTTCTCCTGCTTTTGCACAGCTTGCATTCAGAATAGGGGATTCAGCTACTAATATAATTTCACCTTTGAGATCTGACATTCCTGTTATTTTGGGATTGATGGCTCAATATGATGAAGAGAGAAGAAAAAGAGGAATTGTAGTTTCAAAGGAAGAAGAGGCAGGATTTGGTACAATTTTCTCCCTTACACTTCCATATTCAATAGTTATCTTTGTTACACTGGTTGGATTAATGATAATCTGGTATTTCTTAGGTCTTCCTATTGGACCTGGAGAATATCTATTTATAAAATAA